The Pyramidobacter porci genome window below encodes:
- a CDS encoding KfrB domain-containing protein: MAPGSCEGAVAAVNETVGVLYQQTGSGLVQHRIDTLDSVPELGRRCRIGYAAPGTVARVTAAEVPGGGSNGRR; the protein is encoded by the coding sequence TTGGCTCCGGGGAGTTGCGAAGGCGCCGTCGCCGCCGTCAACGAAACCGTCGGCGTGCTGTACCAGCAGACCGGGAGCGGTCTCGTCCAGCACCGGATCGACACGCTGGATTCGGTCCCCGAGCTCGGCCGGCGCTGCCGGATCGGTTACGCGGCCCCGGGAACTGTGGCGCGCGTGACGGCGGCGGAAGTTCCGGGAGGCGGCTCCAACGGGCGGCGATAA
- a CDS encoding VIT domain-containing protein, which translates to MKVFPLTLFCAALLALFAGPGYCAGGKQHGVPRQTELPDIVPRLPLLPPVRLEVKGAERPVELRELAFKAEIVGSLARTAVEMTFYNPNSRVLEGELQFPLLDGQTVTGFALDMDGAMRDAVPIEKDKGRQVFEDVIRRKVDPALLEVTQGNSFKLRVYPINPGTARKVRLVYAESLGRTDGRGLYVLPMAYAQQPEKCSLEVSVRGGGDAEILRNPFGALNVSEAGGVHVMKAEAEGVSLTGRAFEAAFSGQKNVAVLGHRGGDRWLYAEIPDAPAAETSFRPRNLTILWDASMSALKRDREGELAFLDALFQELKDLDVRLQVVRDAPLPLRGFKVAGGGWHDLRAALESEPCDGATSLECFDTQSDGSELYLLFTDGHDNYSAGAVKAPRVPLYAVMSAAGGDAVKLRGLSEESGGTLVDLTKLTAADAARRLLSFTPLRVSVSGLSDAAVRREAGRFIAVAGALKDARPITVTLWGPKGEKLGETALSVPSDGSPSDFVPQIWASMRIDELSREYRLNRGEIRRLGKAFGLSTRETSLIVLDSAEDYARYDITPPAELKKAVEALRAKGVPAAQTEKNKLARVLAEWTDYQKWWEKEFPKGPYIPNLIKAKLPALDGAPGVGQALFSARRNAGTVERSMLRSESAPSSPEAEDARAAASGAVIRIQPWTPDSPYRDRMKAARTEDLYRIYLDERPDRQSSVAFFLDVSDLLAERGLNDLALRVLSNLAEMDLENRQILRVLGYRLLQSEQAARAVMIFRKVLELCSDEPQSFRDLGLALERSGHPQEAVETLYEVVRRTFARQFPGIEVIALSEINAIASRHEEMDLAFMDRRFVRAMALDLRVVLTWDSDNTDIDLHVIDPNKEEAYYGHALTYQGGRVSKDNTLGYGPEDYSLRIAKPGIYRVEVNFYGHGQQVISEATTIQLDFFTDWGRANQSRQSVTMRLKDRKDRIFVGEFEVKK; encoded by the coding sequence ATGAAAGTTTTCCCCTTGACTCTTTTTTGTGCCGCGCTGCTGGCTCTTTTCGCCGGGCCGGGGTACTGCGCGGGCGGGAAGCAGCACGGCGTGCCTCGTCAGACTGAATTGCCCGACATCGTTCCCCGCCTTCCTCTCCTTCCGCCGGTCCGGCTTGAGGTGAAGGGCGCCGAACGTCCCGTGGAGCTTCGGGAGCTTGCCTTTAAGGCGGAGATCGTGGGCAGTCTGGCGCGGACTGCCGTGGAGATGACCTTTTACAACCCCAACAGCCGCGTCCTTGAAGGGGAGCTGCAGTTCCCCCTGCTGGACGGTCAGACAGTGACGGGCTTCGCTCTGGACATGGACGGCGCCATGCGCGACGCCGTGCCCATCGAGAAGGACAAGGGGCGGCAGGTCTTCGAAGACGTGATACGCCGGAAAGTGGACCCCGCGCTGCTGGAGGTCACTCAGGGCAACAGCTTCAAGCTGCGCGTCTATCCTATTAACCCCGGCACGGCGCGGAAAGTGCGCCTCGTCTACGCTGAAAGTCTCGGCAGGACCGACGGCCGCGGGCTTTATGTCCTGCCCATGGCTTACGCTCAGCAGCCCGAAAAGTGTTCTCTCGAGGTGTCGGTGAGGGGCGGGGGCGACGCGGAAATCCTCCGGAATCCCTTTGGCGCCCTGAACGTGAGCGAGGCGGGGGGCGTCCACGTCATGAAGGCCGAGGCTGAAGGGGTTTCTCTGACGGGCCGCGCCTTTGAAGCGGCCTTTTCAGGGCAGAAAAACGTCGCCGTCCTGGGGCATCGCGGCGGCGACAGGTGGCTCTACGCCGAGATCCCCGACGCGCCGGCGGCTGAAACGTCATTCCGCCCGAGGAACCTTACCATCCTCTGGGACGCTTCCATGTCGGCGCTGAAGCGGGACCGCGAGGGCGAGCTGGCTTTTTTGGACGCTCTGTTTCAGGAGCTGAAAGACCTGGACGTGCGGCTTCAGGTGGTTCGCGATGCGCCGTTGCCGCTTCGGGGGTTCAAGGTCGCCGGCGGCGGCTGGCACGACCTTCGCGCGGCTTTGGAATCGGAGCCTTGCGACGGTGCTACGTCGCTGGAATGTTTTGACACTCAGTCCGATGGTTCTGAACTGTATCTTCTCTTCACCGACGGGCACGACAACTACAGCGCCGGTGCCGTGAAGGCTCCGCGGGTTCCTCTTTACGCCGTGATGTCCGCGGCCGGCGGCGACGCCGTCAAGCTCCGCGGCCTGAGCGAGGAGAGCGGCGGAACTCTTGTTGACCTGACGAAACTGACCGCGGCTGACGCGGCGCGGCGTCTTTTGAGCTTCACGCCCCTGCGGGTCAGCGTGTCGGGGCTCTCCGACGCGGCGGTCCGGAGGGAGGCGGGGCGGTTTATCGCTGTGGCGGGAGCGCTGAAAGACGCGCGCCCCATCACGGTGACGCTCTGGGGCCCCAAGGGCGAAAAGCTGGGGGAGACGGCGCTTTCTGTGCCCTCTGACGGTTCGCCGTCGGACTTCGTCCCTCAGATCTGGGCTTCCATGAGGATCGACGAGCTTTCCCGCGAATACAGGCTGAACAGGGGCGAGATCCGCCGGCTGGGCAAGGCTTTCGGTCTGTCCACGCGGGAGACGTCGCTCATCGTGCTCGACAGCGCCGAGGACTACGCGCGCTATGATATCACGCCGCCCGCGGAGCTGAAAAAAGCCGTGGAGGCGCTTCGCGCCAAGGGCGTGCCGGCGGCGCAGACTGAGAAAAACAAGCTGGCGCGGGTCCTCGCTGAATGGACTGATTACCAGAAGTGGTGGGAAAAGGAATTCCCCAAAGGCCCCTACATTCCGAACCTGATAAAGGCGAAGCTGCCGGCGCTGGACGGTGCTCCCGGCGTAGGCCAGGCGCTCTTCAGCGCACGCCGCAACGCCGGGACGGTGGAGAGGAGTATGCTGCGCTCCGAGTCGGCGCCCTCCTCGCCCGAAGCGGAGGACGCTCGGGCCGCGGCCTCGGGCGCTGTGATTCGGATTCAGCCCTGGACGCCCGACAGTCCCTACAGGGACCGCATGAAGGCCGCCCGCACGGAGGACCTTTACAGGATTTATCTGGACGAGCGTCCCGACAGGCAGTCCAGCGTGGCCTTTTTCCTGGACGTCTCGGACCTGCTGGCCGAGCGCGGGCTGAATGACCTGGCTCTCAGAGTGCTCTCCAACCTGGCGGAGATGGACCTGGAAAACCGCCAGATCCTGCGCGTTCTGGGGTATCGTCTGCTCCAGTCAGAGCAGGCGGCGCGGGCCGTCATGATTTTCAGGAAGGTGCTTGAACTGTGCAGCGATGAGCCTCAGTCGTTCCGCGACCTTGGCCTGGCTCTCGAGCGCAGCGGGCATCCCCAGGAAGCGGTGGAGACGCTCTACGAGGTGGTGCGCCGTACTTTCGCCCGTCAGTTCCCCGGCATCGAGGTGATCGCCCTGTCGGAGATCAACGCCATCGCATCACGCCACGAGGAAATGGACCTCGCCTTCATGGACCGTCGCTTCGTCAGGGCCATGGCTCTTGACTTGCGCGTCGTGCTGACCTGGGACAGCGACAACACGGACATCGACCTGCACGTCATCGACCCCAACAAGGAAGAGGCTTACTATGGCCACGCTCTGACCTATCAGGGCGGCCGCGTCTCCAAGGACAACACGCTGGGCTATGGCCCCGAGGATTATTCTCTCAGGATCGCCAAGCCGGGGATCTACCGCGTGGAGGTGAACTTCTACGGCCACGGACAACAGGTTATCAGCGAGGCCACGACGATACAGCTGGACTTTTTCACCGACTGGGGCCGCGCGAACCAGAGCCGCCAATCAGTCACAATGCGCCTCAAGGACAGAAAGGACCGCATCTTTGTGGGCGAGTTTGAGGTGAAAAAATAA
- a CDS encoding GAF domain-containing protein, with amino-acid sequence MIPVEIPAQLTKDERYRLISARLAALAAAERDPLANLCNFMAYLYWTVGGVNWVGLYLLRDGELVLGPFAGKPACSRLAPGKGVCGAAVRAGKSQLVPDVRAFPGHIACDDASRSELVIPLTVGGRTWGVLDLDSPEPARFDETDRAALEKIAAQIEAQAARL; translated from the coding sequence ATGATCCCCGTCGAAATCCCCGCCCAACTGACGAAGGACGAACGCTACCGCCTCATTTCCGCCCGGCTGGCCGCCCTGGCCGCCGCCGAACGCGACCCGCTCGCCAACCTGTGCAACTTCATGGCCTATCTGTACTGGACCGTGGGCGGCGTCAACTGGGTCGGGCTGTATCTCCTGCGCGACGGCGAGCTTGTGCTCGGCCCCTTCGCTGGCAAGCCTGCCTGCTCGCGCCTCGCGCCCGGCAAGGGCGTGTGCGGCGCCGCCGTCCGCGCCGGCAAGAGCCAGCTCGTCCCTGACGTGCGCGCCTTCCCCGGGCACATCGCCTGCGACGACGCCTCCCGCTCCGAGCTGGTGATCCCGCTGACCGTCGGCGGCCGGACATGGGGCGTGCTCGACCTCGACAGCCCCGAACCGGCCCGCTTCGACGAAACGGACCGCGCCGCGCTGGAAAAGATCGCCGCCCAGATCGAAGCACAGGCCGCGCGCCTGTAA
- a CDS encoding threonine synthase, which yields MKYVCSRCGKEEDAATRKPRCECGGLWNLEFERPKFSLDLVDRDEWSIFRYRAFMPPLGDAWRAVSLGEGLTPVVRLDDDLSLKMDYFMPTLSFKDRGAAVLVSHCRAVGVESVAQDSSGNAGNSVAAYCARAGIACEIFVPEGTSPKKIDMIRAHGAVANVIPGSRDHCADVCRAAVRERGLYYANHVYNPFFYEGTKTYLYEIYEQLGRVPRNIFVPVGNGTLYLGIVKALEEFLAAGLIAGMPNVVVMQSENCAPLLEAWRSGEERPARIVPRPTLAEGIAIGRPMRGEAILASVRKYDFKIVAVPEDAILACRRELAAKGIYCEHTTAANYAGYRRYCELYGRTPDSVIPMCGAGLKSDH from the coding sequence ATGAAGTACGTCTGTTCGAGATGCGGGAAAGAGGAGGACGCCGCAACGCGAAAGCCGCGCTGCGAGTGCGGCGGGCTGTGGAACCTCGAGTTCGAGAGGCCGAAGTTCAGCCTCGACCTCGTCGACCGGGACGAATGGAGCATTTTCCGCTACCGCGCCTTCATGCCGCCGCTCGGCGACGCGTGGAGAGCCGTCAGCCTCGGCGAGGGGCTGACGCCCGTGGTGCGCCTCGACGACGATCTGTCGCTGAAAATGGATTATTTCATGCCGACGCTGTCGTTCAAGGACCGCGGCGCCGCCGTGCTGGTGTCGCACTGCCGCGCCGTCGGCGTAGAATCGGTGGCGCAGGACAGCAGCGGCAACGCCGGCAACAGCGTGGCGGCCTACTGCGCGCGGGCCGGCATCGCCTGCGAGATCTTCGTACCCGAAGGCACCTCGCCGAAGAAGATCGACATGATCCGCGCCCACGGCGCCGTCGCCAACGTGATTCCCGGCTCGCGCGACCACTGCGCCGACGTGTGCCGCGCCGCCGTGCGCGAGCGCGGGCTGTATTACGCCAACCACGTCTACAATCCCTTCTTCTACGAAGGGACCAAGACCTACCTGTACGAGATTTACGAACAGCTGGGGCGTGTGCCGCGGAACATCTTCGTCCCCGTCGGCAACGGCACGCTCTATCTCGGCATCGTCAAAGCGCTGGAAGAGTTCCTCGCCGCCGGTCTGATCGCGGGAATGCCCAACGTCGTCGTCATGCAGAGCGAAAACTGCGCGCCGCTGCTGGAAGCCTGGCGCAGCGGCGAGGAGCGGCCGGCGCGGATCGTCCCCCGCCCCACGCTGGCCGAAGGCATCGCCATCGGGCGACCGATGCGCGGCGAGGCCATCCTCGCTTCGGTGCGCAAATACGATTTCAAGATCGTCGCCGTACCTGAGGACGCGATCCTCGCCTGCCGCCGCGAGCTGGCCGCGAAAGGCATTTACTGCGAGCACACGACGGCCGCCAATTACGCCGGCTACCGACGCTACTGCGAACTGTACGGGAGAACGCCCGACAGCGTCATCCCCATGTGCGGCGCGGGGCTGAAGTCGGATCATTGA
- a CDS encoding autotransporter family protein — protein MKKNRKQEIARYRSGLAAKALAASLLLAASSLPAAAKTIDNNNPFAIELGIVNFAAGGGALNITGDVNESVTGEALSVTGNHAVAGASAALAPFSLKLEDIPPLTGLVTGTLSGELNLSAAGGGGLAALDNVNAESATHALDVSGNSASATGALSAALGGGVLSVRGGSTLKGQTGVSVTGNSASAQVVSPLKASVEALDAGSVKADAIALEGSLAVAGGGAAAAMMGSAAIVSDNGAVDFSNNSASASGGIAAALGGGALSVMGDVFVAGDKDVSVTGNSASAQVASPLKASVEKLEVTGVATVENVALEGSLALAGGGAAAMTGPAAIVSNSGAVDFSNNSASASGGIAAALGGGVLSVMGDASVDGDKDVSVAGNSAAAHVSAPLKASVEKLEVTGVATVENVALEGSLALAGGGAAAAMTGPAEIVSNSGAVDFSNNSATASGGIAAALGGGALSVMGNVDFDGDQGVALAGNSASAQVNSPLSLKVGAVALPGPKKILDGVSLEGSLAMAAGGAAFSGRWIEVKGNDGAVLLSGNSAAASGALALAAGGGLAAVEEIEITGKSAALKGNSASAASNGNVALTVEGLALDGVLPPFPELKLQKGALRLPLAAAVGGAGASVSDIDVTADETVELSGNTAAASGGIAAALGGGLAGFDDVDLIGPKGVSVTGNAAQATAQNFELLGLEGVSVVYDDDADPATPNYKQSLDSLSLQGSLAAALGGGVLGVGTYLDAGSETLALNGNAAAASGGLAAAAGGGFADFGSAALKGKTVEMKDNAVSATAEGGLSLEAKGLSLDLGFAAPGAKVSLGAFALKLPVAAAIGGAGAGIGGIEAKAAETIELSGNSASASGGIAAALGGGLAGLGYIDLIAPQRVSLANNTAFAKAAGGAELNVEGLELALPGFLPQPVSLGKLEGRAPIAAAFGGAIAGDGWIETEKLVVSDNAALAQGGLAAAIGGVGMTTVADPGTGNPVSAQFRGNRAEALGSEKISLSVAGLKLGGMTPFGEGTTSLSGSVAAAIGGAGIVTADTLPNGGAVLFADNRASADGSLAAALGGATADFSTDNTNYPDEVAFTRNRALARNSTGIPLSIEGDALKELAVNLVGSLDPANEEGLKALANAALSARSIAFAAGGAAFMPDDIFAGREVNFVANEAAAEGDLGVALGGAVTGFGNVDIESDGNVTFAGNKVSGSTLALGGAVYTFGDLNLIAPQGRVAFMSAGDDAVFRGTLTIESETLLGVKGAELVDQKLALSEAGVPDAVAKIFTPAGGAADLTAVEAFVGEKGEPGGLFRIAADTVDLKNDSEAMVLGASGDGKHYFMTVESPAITGGGAFKATKYRNASVGFDVDGDARHYYLDVKDSKDLVWNGTTNADWDIDATQNWKDGNGAAEKFFNADRVAFDDTAKEYVVDVVDPVVLPGAMTVAGAKDYAFVSTAGAPHLIGTPALALTGSGKTAFANLDVAVTESFTAGAASQLVADGTRTAGGMAVVRGTGSAALNVEKGAALMVQKAELNIPYRIVDGFAGYGPVMNWHTQPYAGAIFDEAALAYAPEGAWDPITEGYVTLWDEGTVTFTDRFRMESDPAALLSLANTALTLSRSFAGTLNARASSRQNATGDLSSLGRMNFVPDAGAPAADKGVWGSIWYGHSDVDGMTVAGAKGVFEQDSTTKSYGATIGGDFTRRGFTTGLAVQLGKYDIDGAYGSDADGKFIGVGLYGGFKRGAWEFTGDLGYNWFDTDVTANLSGGSFSADGVKGHVATAGVRANWHLPARGSVQVTPFLGLRFSRYDQDAYDMKGSFIEQKIRSEDSSVDQWTLPLGVRFDWNLKNRGDWELKPSLEIAYVRAFGDTDIDSRLRFLGSGSTLPAMDFTSAVTDENSFRTALQLEGKRRNMTLGLNLSGQFSSNQKDLGVGATVRWDF, from the coding sequence ATGAAAAAGAACCGAAAACAGGAAATCGCGCGTTACCGCAGCGGGCTGGCCGCCAAGGCGCTGGCCGCCTCGCTGCTGCTGGCCGCCTCGTCGCTGCCGGCGGCGGCCAAGACGATCGACAACAACAATCCTTTTGCGATCGAGCTCGGCATTGTCAACTTCGCCGCCGGCGGCGGCGCGCTCAACATCACCGGCGACGTGAACGAAAGCGTGACCGGCGAGGCCCTTTCCGTCACCGGCAATCACGCCGTTGCCGGCGCTTCGGCCGCCCTCGCGCCGTTCTCGCTCAAGCTGGAAGACATTCCGCCGCTGACGGGATTGGTTACGGGCACCCTGAGCGGAGAATTGAATCTCTCCGCGGCCGGCGGCGGCGGGCTGGCGGCCCTTGATAACGTCAACGCCGAAAGCGCCACGCACGCGCTGGACGTCTCCGGCAACAGCGCTTCCGCGACCGGCGCGCTGAGCGCGGCGCTCGGCGGCGGCGTGCTCAGCGTCAGGGGAGGCAGTACGCTGAAAGGCCAGACCGGCGTCAGCGTCACGGGCAACTCCGCTTCGGCTCAGGTGGTCTCGCCGCTCAAAGCTTCCGTTGAGGCGCTGGACGCGGGCTCCGTCAAAGCCGACGCTATCGCTCTCGAAGGCTCGCTGGCCGTGGCCGGCGGCGGCGCGGCAGCGGCCATGATGGGATCGGCGGCAATCGTCAGCGATAACGGCGCAGTGGACTTTTCGAACAACTCGGCCTCGGCGTCGGGCGGCATCGCCGCGGCGCTGGGCGGCGGCGCTCTCAGCGTGATGGGCGACGTCTTTGTCGCGGGCGACAAAGACGTCAGCGTCACGGGCAACTCCGCTTCGGCGCAGGTCGCCTCGCCGCTCAAGGCGTCTGTCGAAAAACTCGAGGTAACGGGCGTCGCCACGGTTGAAAACGTCGCTCTCGAAGGCTCGCTGGCGCTTGCCGGCGGCGGCGCGGCGGCCATGACGGGACCGGCGGCAATCGTCAGCAACAGCGGCGCGGTGGACTTTTCGAACAACTCGGCCTCGGCGTCGGGCGGCATCGCCGCGGCGCTGGGCGGCGGCGTTCTCAGCGTGATGGGCGACGCCTCCGTCGACGGCGACAAAGACGTCAGCGTCGCGGGCAACTCTGCTGCGGCGCACGTAAGCGCCCCGCTCAAGGCGTCTGTCGAAAAACTCGAGGTAACGGGCGTCGCCACGGTTGAAAACGTCGCTCTCGAAGGCTCGCTGGCGCTTGCCGGCGGCGGCGCGGCGGCGGCCATGACGGGACCGGCGGAAATCGTCAGCAACAGCGGCGCGGTGGACTTTTCGAACAACTCGGCTACGGCGTCGGGCGGCATCGCCGCAGCGCTGGGCGGCGGAGCCCTCAGCGTGATGGGGAACGTCGATTTCGACGGCGATCAGGGCGTCGCTCTCGCGGGCAACTCGGCCTCGGCCCAGGTAAACAGCCCGCTGAGTCTGAAAGTCGGGGCCGTGGCGCTGCCGGGACCGAAAAAGATCCTCGACGGCGTTTCCCTCGAAGGTTCTCTGGCCATGGCGGCCGGCGGCGCGGCTTTCTCCGGCCGCTGGATCGAAGTAAAAGGCAACGACGGCGCTGTTCTGCTGTCGGGCAACTCGGCGGCGGCGTCGGGCGCGCTCGCTCTGGCGGCCGGCGGCGGTCTGGCTGCGGTCGAAGAGATCGAGATCACCGGTAAATCCGCGGCGCTGAAGGGCAATTCGGCGTCGGCGGCGTCAAACGGAAACGTGGCGCTGACCGTCGAAGGGCTGGCGCTTGACGGCGTGTTGCCTCCGTTCCCCGAGCTGAAACTGCAAAAAGGCGCGCTGCGCCTGCCCCTGGCGGCGGCGGTCGGCGGCGCGGGAGCGTCCGTCAGCGATATCGACGTCACCGCCGACGAGACGGTCGAACTGTCGGGCAATACGGCTGCGGCGTCCGGCGGCATCGCCGCGGCGCTGGGCGGCGGATTGGCCGGCTTCGACGACGTGGATCTGATCGGGCCGAAGGGCGTTTCCGTCACGGGCAACGCCGCGCAGGCGACGGCGCAGAACTTCGAGCTGCTGGGACTGGAGGGCGTCTCCGTCGTTTACGACGACGACGCCGACCCGGCGACGCCGAACTACAAGCAGTCGCTCGATTCCCTGTCGCTGCAGGGTTCCCTCGCCGCGGCGCTGGGCGGCGGCGTGCTCGGCGTCGGCACGTATCTTGACGCGGGGAGCGAAACGCTCGCCCTGAACGGCAACGCGGCGGCGGCTTCCGGCGGTCTCGCGGCGGCGGCCGGCGGCGGTTTCGCCGATTTCGGCAGCGCGGCGCTGAAGGGAAAAACCGTCGAGATGAAGGACAACGCCGTTTCCGCGACGGCGGAAGGCGGTTTGTCGCTCGAGGCGAAGGGCCTGTCGCTCGACCTCGGCTTCGCCGCTCCCGGCGCGAAAGTTTCGCTCGGCGCCTTCGCGCTGAAGCTGCCCGTGGCGGCGGCGATCGGCGGCGCGGGGGCGGGCATCGGCGGCATCGAAGCCAAAGCCGCGGAGACGATCGAACTGTCGGGCAACTCGGCCTCGGCGTCCGGCGGCATCGCCGCGGCGCTGGGCGGCGGATTGGCCGGCCTTGGCTACATCGACCTGATCGCGCCGCAGCGCGTCTCGCTCGCGAACAACACGGCCTTTGCCAAGGCCGCGGGCGGTGCGGAGCTGAACGTTGAAGGGCTTGAACTCGCTCTGCCGGGCTTCCTTCCGCAGCCCGTCTCGCTCGGCAAACTGGAAGGGCGCGCCCCGATCGCGGCGGCGTTCGGCGGCGCGATCGCCGGAGACGGCTGGATCGAGACCGAGAAGCTCGTCGTATCGGACAACGCCGCGCTGGCGCAGGGCGGCCTGGCCGCGGCCATCGGCGGCGTCGGGATGACGACCGTCGCTGATCCCGGCACGGGCAATCCTGTGTCGGCGCAGTTCCGCGGCAACCGCGCCGAGGCGCTGGGCAGCGAGAAGATCTCGCTCAGCGTCGCGGGGCTGAAGCTGGGCGGCATGACGCCGTTCGGCGAAGGGACGACGAGTTTGAGCGGCTCGGTCGCGGCGGCGATCGGCGGCGCGGGAATCGTCACCGCCGACACGCTTCCCAACGGCGGCGCGGTCCTGTTCGCGGACAACCGGGCGTCGGCCGACGGCTCGCTGGCGGCGGCGCTGGGCGGCGCGACGGCGGACTTCTCCACGGACAATACGAACTATCCCGACGAGGTCGCTTTCACCCGCAACCGGGCGCTGGCCCGCAACAGCACGGGCATCCCGCTGAGCATCGAGGGCGACGCGCTCAAGGAGCTGGCCGTGAACCTGGTCGGTTCGCTCGACCCGGCCAACGAGGAAGGGCTCAAGGCGCTGGCGAACGCGGCGCTGAGCGCGCGCTCCATCGCCTTCGCGGCGGGCGGCGCGGCGTTCATGCCCGATGACATTTTCGCCGGGCGCGAGGTCAACTTCGTCGCCAACGAAGCGGCCGCCGAGGGCGACCTGGGCGTGGCGCTGGGCGGCGCGGTGACGGGCTTCGGCAACGTTGACATCGAGTCGGACGGCAACGTCACCTTCGCCGGCAACAAGGTTTCCGGCAGCACGCTGGCGCTGGGCGGCGCGGTCTACACGTTCGGTGATCTGAATCTGATCGCCCCGCAGGGGCGCGTCGCCTTCATGAGCGCCGGCGACGACGCGGTCTTCCGCGGCACGCTGACGATCGAGAGCGAAACGCTGCTGGGCGTCAAAGGCGCAGAACTCGTCGACCAGAAGCTGGCGCTGAGCGAGGCGGGCGTTCCCGACGCCGTCGCCAAGATCTTCACTCCGGCGGGCGGCGCGGCCGACCTGACGGCGGTCGAAGCGTTCGTCGGCGAGAAGGGCGAGCCGGGCGGACTGTTCCGCATCGCCGCCGATACGGTCGACCTGAAAAACGATTCCGAAGCGATGGTCCTCGGCGCTTCCGGCGACGGCAAACATTACTTCATGACCGTGGAAAGCCCGGCCATCACCGGCGGCGGCGCCTTCAAGGCGACGAAATACCGCAACGCCTCCGTCGGCTTCGACGTGGACGGCGACGCGCGGCACTACTACCTCGACGTGAAGGACAGCAAGGATCTGGTCTGGAACGGCACGACCAACGCCGATTGGGACATCGACGCAACGCAAAACTGGAAAGACGGCAACGGCGCCGCCGAGAAATTCTTTAACGCCGACCGCGTCGCCTTTGACGATACGGCGAAAGAATACGTCGTGGACGTGGTCGATCCCGTGGTGTTGCCCGGCGCGATGACCGTGGCGGGGGCAAAGGATTACGCCTTCGTCTCGACGGCGGGCGCGCCGCATCTGATCGGCACGCCGGCGCTGGCGCTGACGGGATCGGGCAAGACGGCCTTCGCCAATCTCGACGTGGCGGTGACGGAGTCCTTCACGGCCGGCGCGGCTTCGCAGCTGGTCGCCGACGGGACGCGGACGGCCGGCGGCATGGCCGTCGTGCGCGGCACGGGAAGCGCGGCGCTGAACGTCGAAAAGGGCGCGGCGCTGATGGTGCAGAAGGCGGAGCTGAACATCCCCTACCGCATCGTCGACGGCTTCGCCGGCTACGGCCCCGTCATGAACTGGCACACGCAGCCCTACGCGGGCGCGATCTTCGACGAGGCGGCGCTCGCCTACGCGCCCGAAGGCGCGTGGGATCCGATCACGGAAGGCTACGTGACGCTGTGGGACGAGGGAACGGTGACGTTCACCGACCGCTTCCGCATGGAATCCGATCCGGCCGCGCTGCTGTCGCTGGCCAACACGGCGCTGACGCTCTCGCGTTCCTTCGCGGGCACGCTCAACGCGCGCGCTTCCAGCCGCCAGAACGCCACCGGCGACCTGAGCAGTCTCGGGCGCATGAACTTCGTGCCTGACGCCGGCGCTCCCGCGGCCGACAAGGGCGTGTGGGGCTCGATCTGGTACGGGCACAGCGACGTGGACGGCATGACCGTGGCCGGCGCCAAGGGCGTCTTCGAGCAGGACAGCACCACCAAGTCCTACGGGGCCACGATCGGCGGCGACTTCACGCGCCGCGGCTTCACCACGGGTCTGGCCGTGCAGCTGGGCAAGTACGACATCGACGGCGCGTACGGCTCCGACGCCGACGGCAAGTTCATCGGCGTGGGCCTGTACGGCGGCTTCAAACGCGGAGCCTGGGAGTTCACGGGCGACCTCGGCTACAACTGGTTCGACACGGACGTGACGGCGAATCTGTCGGGCGGCTCGTTCAGCGCCGACGGCGTCAAGGGACACGTAGCGACGGCGGGCGTACGCGCCAACTGGCATCTGCCGGCCCGCGGTTCCGTGCAGGTGACGCCGTTCCTCGGCCTGCGCTTCAGCCGCTACGACCAGGACGCCTACGACATGAAGGGCAGCTTCATCGAGCAGAAGATCCGCTCCGAAGACTCCTCCGTCGACCAGTGGACGCTGCCTCTGGGCGTGCGCTTCGACTGGAACCTGAAGAACCGGGGCGACTGGGAGCTGAAACCGTCGCTGGAGATCGCCTACGTGCGCGCTTTCGGCGACACGGACATCGATTCCCGCCTGAGATTCCTCGGCAGCGGCTCGACGCTGCCGGCCATGGACTTCACCTCGGCGGTGACGGACGAGAACAGCTTCCGCACGGCACTGCAGCTGGAAGGCAAGCGCAGGAACATGACGCTGGGACTGAACCTGTCGGGGCAGTTCTCGAGCAACCAGAAGGATCTCGGCGTCGGCGCCACGGTGCGCTGGGACTTCTAG